The Penicillium oxalicum strain HP7-1 chromosome V, whole genome shotgun sequence genomic interval TGGACCGACGATCGTGCCTTTGTTCACAATAGGTCATCTATGTGTCCTAGATCTCCTACCGACTGCCCACATCAAGTGGCTTCGGCGCGACAGGATTCTCACTCCGGAAACATGGTACCTGTGACGATATAAGTAGCTCTCGAgttccatcatcttccaatTTACTACAAATACGATGCCAAACTATTCTCCGGCGCAGGCACAATCTGAAAATAAAACGTAGGTCCAATTGACCGCAGACCTGAGGTTGTGTTGCCCGAAGAAGTCCGAGATCCAAGAGTGGGTCAATGTACACGGGGCATATGCATTTCGAACAGGTCATACAGCGGCCGAGTTCTGcagatgaaaaaaaaagcgctCATGAACATGCACCGCGAAATTGAAGGTTCTAGGGTGATACCATACCAGATGTCCATGCTCAGTGGCAATTTCACGTAAAGAGATGGGAGAACAAcaatcaaaagaagaaagcccTAGGCATGAGCATACCGCAGGAAAGTAAGAATAAAAACACCTCAGAATGAACAACGATGACATGCGAAGGCATAGGCGAGCTCGTCGGATGACACCAAGCAGATAAAGTACATATATGGTCCACACCATGCTCCAGTGTTAAGAAAGAGCAGTCATTcccatcaaaaaaaaatcaaaaaaaattataGGGCGGCCAAGTATACCGAGGGATATTGAACAAATCAGCCTCCAGTTTCAGGcctcaaaaagaaagtgcTGGAGCTGCTACAAAGCGTGCCCGAGTCATCGAGCGTAAACTGTTGTCTCAGGTGATCAGagcatcttcatcgccgTACTCGTCGAAAAAGACTGCAGACTGGCGTCGTACCTCGTCAATCAAACTACCCCGTCGTGAAGATAGGCGAGAGGAAGCGGTTGAATGAGAAAAGCCGTCGGAAAGATCGAAGTCACGGAGATTGCCATCATCGTGTCTCTCAGGGAAACTTGCATCCAGTCTCTGCGACAGGGCATCTGAGGGCTCCAGCTCCGGAGCTGGTACTCTGCGAGACAGGATCGGAGAGAGTGAACGGCCTCCCGTCGCCGAGTGTCGCTGAAGCCCCCTCATAATCGCATTCTCGATATTGAGTCGATTCTTAATAAATTGAATTTTGGGGAAAGCGCTCTGCTGACCCACGTGAATCATGCGGGCAAGTCGCTCAGGGGTTGGATCAGACAAGATATGGTAAAAATCAGAGGGGATGGTTTTGGGCCAAAGCGTGACGGTGCCGCTGAATTTTTGAAGCCAGATCTCGCTCCAGTCTTGCCCCATGGGCCGCGGCAGCAGCTCTAGATGCCGTAATACTCGCAACCACTTGTTCAAATCCAGCTTGATGTATTGCTCGATGGCGGTACCGAGGAATCCGCCACGCCAGCCACGGCCTTTGCGATGGGTGACAGGACGGCCCACGGTACCCCgagagctgaagaagaaaaggttGACATGCGGGTTGACCTGTGCGGTTGTTCATGGTAAGAAGTCTGAGCATATGACACAACGAGCGATACGGGACGAACCTGAGACACGATTGTGAAGTTGACATTGAAATGTAGGTTGAGTGCCCTGATGGGAATATCGGTTCGTAGACTTCCGTCTTTCCATTTATGACCAAAGGAGTAAGGTGCCAGCGTACCGTCCCGCTTCTTGGTCATCAAAACCACCGGGTTCAAGATGCCTGGCACCGCAGCCGAGGCGAGCACCGCACTCCAGATGACGCAGTCGGGACAGGTCAGGTAGTTTGCCAAGATCGTGGGGGAGTGAGGGTCCGATGGGACACAGGACACATTCAGGATGCGGCCAGTGCGTTCATAAGCCTCTCGGAAGGTCGTTGATCCTCGGCAGAACCAACTGCACTGCTGGGCCCAGTGAACGGTGTCAAATCGAGCACCAGTCTTCCACCAACGCTGAATCCACGTTGTGAACCCTTCGTGGCAGGCACGAATACGGTGCGCAAGGGCTGGGACAAGCAGTTGtttcaattcttcatcgGTGCGGGTAGCTACCAAGCCTGCGACGAGGGCTCCTCCCGACGTCCCCGTGATGATCTCTGGCAGAACGCCATTGTCGAGCAGAGCCTTCACAACTCCAAAATGATAGTATGCAAACGTTGCTCCTCCTGACAGACACAACGCGGTCCGGCCAAAGTTGGTATCGAGGTGTTTGAAATGTTGATACTTGGCCTCTTTGTCAAGTTGCCGGCTGTCCCCCACCAGCTGAATGCACCTACGTACCTCATCAATGTATTCCTGCACCAGATCCTTGGTACCCGAGTAGGCCTCGCTGTACATACGCGGGTTCTCCACGCCTGCAAAATTGTTCTTCACACACGCTTCAAGGAGGGCGCGGAGTTCCTCAATTGCGGGAGTCTCCTCGGTACTGGTAGCGCCTGCTGTCTCTTGCTCCGCCTCGTACCGGACCTTCTTCAACTGACTCACCACTTTATTGATGGTGAGATGATCATAGTAGGCGTACTCGTCGGTCTCCTGCCACTTTTCATTTCCCAGGTAGGCATCTAGCGCGCGAGCGGCCTCCAGCCAGCTGGGATAGTCCGTCTGTTGCCACAGCTCACGTCTCAGGCGCTGTCTCTTTCCACGCCAGGAGACCCATTGTTCATACAGCACAATGTATACCCGAACCAAGGCATAGCCGCAGCTCAGCACGGCCAGCCATGCGAAGACGGTGAACAAGAAGGGCCATTTGAGTACCGTATACAGCACCCCTCTCTGGTCTCGTCCCTGCTTCGCTTGGGCGTTTTACGACGGCCGCGGGTCTTGCGGACTCGTTGGTGAATCGGGCGCCAGTCATTGATGGCTACTAGTGGAGATGCTTCGGGTGCGTTGAGTGCTCGCTCGAAACTCTGCAGCTCTTCTGGCTTGATGAACTCTCGGTCAAAGTCCGGTAGACCCGACGGGTCATATTGATCCAATGGTGATGGTTTCTCCGCGTTGGGcattgcttttcttttcctggttCAAGACATCATGCAGTCGTATGAGTCCGTGATGAACGACGGGTTCATCTGGCCCCCGACTGCTCTGGGAATCCGGCTGGGGCAACAGCCGCCCACCGACGTCAGTGTCACGTGCTCAGACCTCGTGCGCGGTGAGAGTGGAGCCCCATCGTGGCTCATGCGACCGTGTGGCTGGTGTCTTCCCACAATTGATGTGAAAATCCATGTGCCCCGCAATCGTTATCGGGCTTATCTTCCTTGCAAGGGACTCAGGCTGAATCCCAAGCAAAAATTAACTTTGTGCTTTGAATTACAATCCGTGGTTCGTTGACGGCTTCCCAGCTCCTTCAAAGAGTACCAAGTgactctctttctctctctccagaCCGCTTCTTGATCAAATGCTTCCATGAATTGGACGATACATGTTACACACTCTTCTATAGAAGTGAGTTTTCGACACCGTATGGCTCGGGTGGGGATCGCATGCATGGttgggagagagaaatcGAACTAGCACCAGAGCATCGTCATGGAATCAATTCAATTTGCTTTGCTCAACTTGGCTTCAGAACCCATGGCAGTTTCAATGTTACGAGTCCGACTCGAGAACTAGGGACTTCATCCGCAAATTAAACTGATATAGGGTCGATTGGGAAATTAAAGGCTTGCACGATGACTTGCATCCTCATGCCTTGCGTAGTTGACACGGGAAATGTGCAAATCAGATGTTTTCTATCGCCCAAGCCATGTTCGTGGCACAATCCTTTCCACATTCCGAGTCCCGCTGCACGTAATACTTCCTTGATCATGAAGAGTGATCCGGCATCTGTCTTCAACAGGAGCACACCCTTTCGTCGCCCGGGCCACGACAATGTTGTtgtctattttttttcccttttgactttgcccctcccccctccgcCGGTCGCTACCCCTCCACTCCCCTCCAACTGACAGCATTGCCATGTCACGCATTgaagtcaaaaagaaaaaaggaaatttGAAAAGGGCTGGGAGATGTGTGGGGTAACACACGTCCGCAATCCCTTGTTCGTACGAGGGCGTTAAACCGCATCCTGGCAGTGGAAAACGGCTCAAAAGGATGGTAATAAAAAGACGGAGCAGCACGGCATAGCTTCACCGCTATATGCTGCcaaagttttttttttctttctctccgattgaaaagaaagatcttcGGTGGCCCTGCTGATTGGATCATGTCtattccttttcttcttttttctcccttcccgTGTGGCCGGACAATGGAGCCCGTGATGAATAATGTCCTGTGTGGATCTCGAAGTGTTAAAAAAATCCACCCTATTGATCGACGGAGCTTTCCCACTCCGATCAAAGACCATTCGGAAATCCTGCGGGTTTCTGGTAGCGCtggaaggagggagaggttGGAAATGGAGATGGATTGGAGCGACGAGATCGGATGTTTAGGGTGGAAGGCGTTTTTAGTGCCAAAAAGAATCCCCGCTCACTGCACTACTGAGCCTTGGGGGGGTTGCAACAGCTGCCAACAACGTCATATCTGCCCACTTGTACTCGGATCACGGTTCAAGATCACGATCATCGGCGAGGAAACAAAAGTTGGGCAACTGGAGTGGGTTCCGCCCTTTCAGAGGAAAGGGCTATTAATGGACCACCTGGTTGATAAAAAGTGAAGCGTTGGAGAGATAGATTGCCCGAGATTTTTCCGCGATATTCATCTTGGGATCAAGTGAATTTGCCGGGATTTGACAGTCTTTGCCAATACTGGAGagccatggaggaggaggcaaTGAGATCACAGCTCCTGGCATAGGAGGAGATTGGGAATCTTCCGGACTCGTAAGCCTCGGATGATCATATCAGACTTTGAGGCAGGGACAGCGGCGTGCTGGCATACCATAGGCCGCAACTAGTACTACTACCACTACATAACAGTATGCACATGTGAAGTTAAAGGTACCCGTTGATGTACACACATGGCTAATATACTGCCTATAAATACCTAAATAGTACTAAGATCACCAATGGAGGAAATGCACTAGTCCACTTGAACGGGAGGTTTCCCGAAATCATCAAATAGAACCCAGGTGCAGATGGGGTTTCTTCTCACAAAAGATATCGGGATACCTTAGAGATTGTACTCGATACCCACACCGCTAACTTTTGTGGGTAGTTAGCTGTCGATCAACTGACCTTATCCAGAGATTCTCTCAGTGTTGGACACTCCATATGTGTCCCGTGGCTTAGAAGAGGGTACCCTGGTGGCGTACAGGGACTCGTCAACGTCCAAAAATGGCCGCAACATTTTGTCGTAGGAACGAGGTAGAAAGATTCTCAATCAAGGTCCCTTAGTGGAAAAGGTCCCCCCATGTGAGTTCCTGGCTTTCAGAAATGATGTGCAGACGTGCATGTCACGTGTACCCCGCGCGACCATTCACGAGGTGACATGAACTGCACGCAAGCCAGTCAGACTTGCACTTTGACTTCCCGAGTCATCATCTGTGCCGCCACGGCGTTGATCACGCTTGCCTACTTAGATGGAAGAACACATGAGAGGAGCGCCACATGCGAGGAGAGGGTAAAGAAAAACGGCACAGGGCCAGGAAGAAGgctgtggttttttttcttttctttttttctctccctaTCTGCCTCCCGCTGCTTTTTTCCTATTTcctcccttcctctcccccaaTCTTATTTTAGAATCGCGGACCGATTGCCCCATCTCGTCAATCTTACATCTCTCAGCCTTGAAGCACGGACCGAGAGGTGTTCTCTGATCTTGTTGACATTGGAATCCTGATCCCATCTGCTCAGAGATGCTCTTTCCCATGAGGCTTGACAGGACAATGTCCAAAATGAAGGTCAAAAAGTTACTGTGGTTCTCTGATTGTCCCGGTTGCGCGGTATCCGCCCGTCATCTCCCAActctttttccattttcggTGCATCAACCCTGTTAATAGAGTTTGTGGTCTGGGGTTGGCGGGAGGCAACCAAGGGGCAATGTcgggagagggagagggggaaaaatcgGCGTAGGCAGATAcatcgagagagagagaggcagaaagagagagaaagtgcGTATAATATGTTTTGATCAGCAAACTATCCCCGCGCTAGCTCAGCTTGGAGGAACTCAAACAATGAGGGGAGATTTGAAACTAAAGTCAGGGTacctttttctcccccagtGTTCATAGGGAAGGAGTGTCTTTTCCAGATGCCTGGAGCTGCTAGATAACTCAGTCGCTTCGACCTTCGCAGAAGATGTGCATGGAATACTCTGGCGTTGAGGGCAAAACTTCCTTGAACAGCCCATGCATATTATGTCAAAGGCACGAGCGTCTTGGCTCATTTCAATTTCCCAACCGCCAAACTCTCACCATGCAGCAGCTCAGCATTCCATTCAAAACGCTTACCTCGAAGAGGTTGTTTCCCGATTGGGCCTGGTGCAGGCAATCCGAGTGTCCCCGAGTAACAGGACGAGAAGCGCACGGGTTTCGGTTTCGCTTAGATGGTAAACCGGTCTCTTCGAGGGTGATTGGTCACCCCCCACAAATGAGCACTACTATCATCCCACCTACGGTAAATGAGAAATGAATCCTTACTGAGATTCGTTAATGATTTTTGACCCGTATGGGATCCCGATGCGCCGCGCGCGGCCGTGCCCTGTGATCCGTGCCCCCTTCAACCTTTCCAGGCAATGTTTGTTTATGAGTCTCGCACAGAGCCTACTTCAACGGCGCTGCTGATGCACAGACAAATCATgcaagggaggggaaaggtCAAAGTAGCGGCCGAACAAGGACGAAGTAAGTAGTTTCGACCATGCCCAAGTGAACCCGCGTCGAAGCAATCTGATGAGTTGATGGCGTGCTACTGGTACTGCTCGGgcgccacctccacctccccccttATTCCCTCCAATGAGGCGTCCGTCATCGCTTGCACATGTCCCCTTCCTCGTGCTGCTGTGGCCTTGGTGGACCGATCATTCGTCTCTCCGGTAAGAGGCAATTTGGAGGCAGTCACTCCCGAAGATTGGTCCGAGGACGGTGCTAGGGGTCTACTACCTCATTGGTCCTCAGGTCATAGCTTTTGTTGATCCCAAGTTGTATCATTGGATGCTGTTCAACATAAGTCTCCTACGCGATGTTCGTCCCAGGGGACCAAGTAATGACATATGTCTTGAGTGGTCTGTGTCCCCACATTCGAAACACGTTAATATGATAAGGTTGTGTATGAAAGCGACGCCCATTATTGACGGGCTACTCCAAATATTTCAGGGGGCTGAAAGGTAGAGGAAATATCTTCCAGCGCAGCAGAGACAGGAAAAAAGGCCTCGCGACAGAGTTACTCTGAATAGAAAGTATCGCTTCAAAGAGGTGGAGCCTTCACCCCGAAGCCATACAAGCCCAGGAAAGTACTTGGGCTGTGATGTTTGGCCAAGGTCATCTTCCGGGATGTCTATCACGGTTACACAGCACTTGAAGCTTGGGAACGGGGGGACACATCTACTCCATGAACAAAATCTACAAAAGTGTGAGCATCGTCTCACCGCTACCGAGGACCCCAGATGGGACGTATAACCACGATCCATGCATCCACAGCGTCGTGCATGAATTgccttctttctccccccccccccccccccccccccccaggcCGTTGAGAGGTCCCGGACGGATCCTGGAGCTCTCcaagtctctcttctcttccagtGTCGATTCGGTAGATAGAGCACTGCAGTATGCACTTTCCAAGATCCCGAAGCAGCTGCAAGGACCGAGCTGTATGCGAGGCACACTCGGGGGACCAGTGACCTTGGAAGAGTTGGCACGCTGCAGCAATCTCGGCACCAAATCTTGGATCGGGGTCCCCCCCTGTGCGGCGCAGGAGGCGAAGAATGTTCACAGCTGAAAGAGTCCTGTTCAGGGATTTCCTGACGCTGATTTGTTGAAGGGGGTGAAAAATCAAGTGCGCGTCTGCGGGACGATTGACTGGttgaaggagaggaagaagagagggtcCGGACTGGAAGGGGAGGATGGGATTGGGGGAAGATCTCACGGTCGATCGAATCGAAGAGCATTTTTAATGCCCCACGTTCGGCATTGGATCGCCTGCGGGATCGCCTACCAGGATCAGCTGTCACAGGGAGTCTCTGGGTGCCGTGATCCGATTTGAAGGGCACCGTCAACATCCACTCGTATCTTGCTCCGAGGCACCTCAAGACCACCTCGAGAGGCTGTCTCCATAAGGGTTcaagccttttttttcacggcCTCCGTTTTGTGGTTTTATTCGTGGGCCTCTTTCACTCGAGATGGCGAGATGGCGAGGCGAGATCAGGTGCCACAGTTATGGAAAAACCCTCTCTGCTCCATCTTCCTTGATCCCAGTCCTCAATGCAATTGATCAACCCCCTGAGACATACCACCCGCTTCTATACGCCGCGCAGTCCCCACGTCCAACTCTTAATTTGTGATCCACGCCCCTCCGCTACACGTAAATGTATAAGCTGCACTGTACTGTAGGGTACTGTGTGTAGATTGCTGGTCGCACAGACCATGCGACAGCTGAGGGATTCGGCAATCTTACGGACTATCCGAGAACGATTGGATTGTTGATGGCAACAAAGAGATGAAAGGGCTAACCGAGAACCATGGATCGAGTGCCCGTCGTGTCCACGTCAATATATCTGTTGCTTGTTCATACCCGGGCCGGGAATGTGGGAGCGGTGTGACCGATCGTGGGGAATGACCATCATTCACTCAAATCACGCCTGGTTGAAGGCCACCACGAGGAGATCGCGATGATGAAATTCCTGAGATGATTGTTGATggcggaggggggggggaaaggctGCCCCATTATTTTCAGCACTCGTTGCCCCGCCATCAGTAAGGATAGGTTTTGTTATTCCGGTGGTTTGATGTCATTTGGACTGCCATGCGATCCAAATGTGTTTGTAACTTTATGGAACTATCCAACCTCAGCTCCACTCTCTGCCGCCCTGTTGAGTATCCTACCGCACCGAACAGGTGAGTCCTCCAGTTCGGCTGACTCAGGGGGTTCCACCCAACCTCCCAGAAGGGGGTCCGTAGGCGGAATGTCAGATGTCAGTGCGAGCTGACTGGGTCGCCCGAAGCAAAAGCAAGTCAAGAATCTTCATCCGGTTGAGGAGTTCTCCCCAGGATGAGGATGCTGATTGGCCCGAGAGATCTTTAGGATCTCGACAATCGCTGGAGAGACCATCCACGTGATTCGTTCTGAAAACGAGGATTTGGTCATTTCATCTGATGCGTACCCCAATCATCTGCAGTGGTCGTCGGACATTACGAGTCCAATTGGGGACAGTCTTTCATCTCAGACCCGGCTGAGGGTCCTGATCACTGCATCCCTTCCCCGTGGACACGAGGACAGACCCGGACGAAGAAATCGGGCGGGATCgagggtggagagaagatcCCATCGGCTAAAAACAGCCCGCCCGACAGCAACCTTCCCAGGACGGAGCCATCCAGCATCAAAATATTACCCTCGCCAAGGTGTGGTATGAGAAGCTCGATCAAATCTGATCTGCTTCAGCACGCGGGGCACCGGATGGGATGTGAAAAATTAAATACCCTGAAATATCTCCAGGGGGCCATGCCGCATGACATAAAGGGACAGAAAGGAGGTATGTATGTCGATGGTACACTGTACCTTGTACAGTTGCATCCGCGATCGGGGGTTTAGATTGCTTTTTCAAGCCTCTCCAAGAGCAGCCTCGCAGGAGATAATTAGCGGCCTGGTGGTGCGTCCGCGGCTCATTGGCCCCTTCGTAGTGACCACATCCGGAACTCCTCTCAGCGGCGCCAAACGGTCCTGCCGTGCATCTACGAAAAAAGATCTCTACTTTGGCCGTTCCAGAACCAGCTTGGGGATGGGGAGCATTCTGATCACCGGGCACGAGAGTCCGATCGTGAAGATCACGACGGTTCAGATTTGATTCCTGCGGGAAGGGGTCAAATCGGAGCCAGCCTCTGGAGGGGTTGGATATTTTGGATAGCATCATGTAAATGTTGCCTCGCTCTTTTGACCTCCGTCTTTGCCTGGTAACCACCTGATTGGTCACTCGTGtcgtggagctggaggacTCCTGCAGATGATCCAACAGTATCCGGTAAGGACCGACTCGGGATACACGGCGCTACCGAGGCGACCTATGCGATACCTACAGGACGCTATACCGAGCTGGTCCAAGATGCTGTCGCAGCGGGGCTTGGAGGGCAGCACCAAacgggaaaatcaaagcGGGCCTGAGAGCACGGGGCAACTGCGGCATTCCCACTCAGGATGTCTGTGGTGTGTGGCTTGTCCCAGGGAGGTTGGTGAGAAGTGCGAGCAGTGGTATTTTCCTTTGCTCGTCTTGATCCGAACCCGGGACTCAGCTGGCCTGGTCAGCCTGGGATATCCGTTCACGAAAGGGATAGCCCTCCAGGTCACAAGCGGTCAGGAAAGGGTATGATCGAATCCATGGATTCATTCCTAGAGGGCTTGTCCAAGATGAAGGGAACAAGGAAATCTTGAATAACTTCATCGGATGATCGATTGTTGTGATTCCTTTCCATtcggatttctttttctttttcttgcttttcttttcttttctttttttcctcttcccacccatttttatttttccatTTTAGAAATCTCTTTGCAAGCCGATGAtttgttttccctttcccaCTTGGTGTCGATCGGAGTGGAGGGGTCAACCTGGACGGACCAAAGTGGAAACATCGAACGCATCAAAGGCACTTGTCTACAAAAAGGGCGCTAAGGAGGAGACTAAGGCAAGACCCGCTTTTATAGCGGGATGGATAGACGCTTCCTGACTCGAGGAAATGGCTTCAGGATGTGGCCCAtcccaattttttttctctctttcctccccaaTGCCCAGATGACACGAGGTATACCTCGGAGCGTCATTGATGGCTCAACAGGTCAAACAAATAGTCGGCCATCGGACACAATGGGGAGTGACTATTCACATGAGTGGACCACCAGGCTTTTCCTCAGCCCCCTCTTCAGTTGTACTGGCATTACGAGAGGAACCATTAAATCATATGATCCAGGGCGAGTGCATGTCCTCGATAGGAAGATGCGTGTGGTCGATATCACACACCAACCGGAGAGTCTGATAGACGCGAATCACCCCCCAAATGCGACCTCTCGATAGGCTCGCCACGGAAACCTCGGCGTTGCTGCACGATAACGAACAGGCAGCCTATGATCGGGACTGGACGAGTCACGTTAGTTCGCAACTGTGGTACGCCGACCAACGGTTACAGATAATGCCCCAGTGTCCACTGTTCACCCATGGAACCTCCGTGTTTCTTAGACTTCACATTTAGTTTCATAGATTGCTGGTCAATCAACGATAGCGGGTGGTCTCGAGGAGTTGAGATCGAGGGTAGTGACATCGAGTGCACCACCACACTGGTTGGCCAGCATGTTGTCGGGATGGCGACCGCTGCCATTCATACACAACAAATCTGAGCGACTGCCGGGTCGGGAATCATTTTAGAGAAATGGACGGGGATCAACGATTGAGGCCCACGAAACAATCGCGTCGTGCAGAGAGCATCCTTGCGACAAGATCTGTATGGAACTGCGTTTCACTGATCAACAAGCTCATCCTGGGCACGATTAATAAGTACTGGCAGTGATCAGTATCACCGACGACAATTGAATACTCCGTGTACGGGTGTACGCCGTCCTGtgtagtactgtagtatTGAGCCGGGTCATAATGAGGGTGCATTTCATGGTGCATCCCCCCAAAATAATTCCGATGCCCGCCCCTCTAAGCCCGAAGAGACTTTAGTCGGCCGTCGGCCACGGGAAGGAacaagaaaacgaaaaatgaaaaagaaaaacaaaaaaaaaaaaaaacaaaaaaagaggtcAAATAAAGTTAATAAGAAAAATGTGCCAATTTAAATCTGGGAATTTTGGGGGGCTCCGACCGTATATCATACTGTCCCCCCTAATTCTCAGTCAGAGGTGAAGTTCTAATTTGAAGTACACACTGTACAAGTGTACCATGTGTAGGTTCATTCAAACCTGACAAACCCTCTTTCCCCCAAAtctgtctctctccccaTCGATCATCGGACATCCATCGTATCTATTTAGCGGTTACCCCGTGCCACTTTTTTCTCAGGCTCTATCTTCCGTCcggaacccccccccctaaaacctcacctcacctcacctcatctcctccaaccTACACCCAACCCTCCTTTTTACATCCTCGACCTTCTCTACAATCCCTCCAGGTCATCTTATCATCGGGTTGCTACACTCCTTTCTCAATCAGGTAGGTGATGTTTCATTGTTGTCCCTCGGCACGCTGGTTCGAAACCCGCAGTCGTGTCGATCCCAAGCCCGCTCATCAAGCGACCCCAAGGCTTCCCAGTCACCATTGACACGTCTTGTTCCATAGGCGACTCCGACGACACTCTCCTTTCAACGCACCGATTTGATAGGCATCTCAAAAAACCACGATGGCCTTGTCCAAGATTGTCTGCTGAACAATCCATGTTCAGAGTGCTCCGGACGTTTCTGTCGCTGTAACGAATTTGATGTCCATCATGGAGAAGCTGAAttctgaagatggccagCTTTTTATCAAAGTGAGTCAGGGGACAACAGACTTCCGCGGAATCATCCACCTCACCTCGGGGACCATTTGACTGACAGCACTCGTTTCATTCCCTCCAGAACCTAGCCAGTTTTGTCCGAACACACGAAAAGGCGCTTGCGAATGCTTTGCAGCTTCGGCGCCAGTCTAAAAATGCCATCGCCCCTCAGTCCCCGACCAGCCCGACGAGCGCCAATACCTCcttcacctccacctccctcACCTTGGCGGCTGCCTTGTCCTTTGGCGCGCTGAAATTCACCTCGCAAAACATCAAACCCGCAAAGTTGACCCTCACGcctcatcatcttttctACCTCCTCTCCTGTTTCGAGGACTTGTCTATCGCCGTCGGGCCCATGAATGTCCGACTTGAGAACATCAACACCGAGGTCTCCCAGTCATACGTGTCCTTCTTGAACAAACCACAGCGATCCAAGGGCGATGGGGCATCGATCCATTCCGTTTCCAGCGTTCGCAGTGTGATGTCTGGCATGAGTGGCCTCTGGTCCTCCTTTGGCCTCGGCTCTAAGGActccatctccaaatccgACAAGGCCAAAGTGGCCCTCGAAGCCGACCTGAAGTACCTCTATTCAGCCTTCACCAAAATTCCCTGCCTTCGCTTGGCTCCGGATCACCGCGCCCGGCTGATTCGAGGATATGAAGAGTTCCCTTTCGATACCGCGGTACCTCTGCACGCGTTTAAGAAT includes:
- a CDS encoding Patatin-like phospholipase domain-containing protein, which gives rise to MPNAEKPSPLDQYDPSGLPDFDREFIKPEELQSFERALNAPEASPLVAINDWRPIHQRVRKTRGRRKTPKRSRDETREGCCIRCGYALVRVYIVLYEQWVSWRGKRQRLRRELWQQTDYPSWLEAARALDAYLGNEKWQETDEYAYYDHLTINKVVSQLKKVRYEAEQETAGATSTEETPAIEELRALLEACVKNNFAGVENPRMYSEAYSGTKDLVQEYIDEVRRCIQLVGDSRQLDKEAKYQHFKHLDTNFGRTALCLSGGATFAYYHFGVVKALLDNGVLPEIITGTSGGALVAGLVATRTDEELKQLLVPALAHRIRACHEGFTTWIQRWWKTGARFDTVHWAQQCSWFCRGSTTFREAYERTGRILNVSCVPSDPHSPTILANYLTCPDCVIWSAVLASAAVPGILNPVVLMTKKRDGTLAPYSFGHKWKDGSLRTDIPIRALNLHFNVNFTIVSQVNPHVNLFFFSSRGTVGRPVTHRKGRGWRGGFLGTAIEQYIKLDLNKWLRVLRHLELLPRPMGQDWSEIWLQKFSGTVTLWPKTIPSDFYHILSDPTPERLARMIHVGQQSAFPKIQFIKNRLNIENAIMRGLQRHSATGGRSLSPILSRRVPAPELEPSDALSQRLDASFPERHDDGNLRDFDLSDGFSHSTASSRLSSRRGSLIDEVRRQSAVFFDEYGDEDALIT